In a genomic window of Streptomyces sp. BHT-5-2:
- a CDS encoding class I SAM-dependent methyltransferase, giving the protein MPHPRASSGNFAPSRPAPRPQPATASSRLPHVQARLPRLTRSRGSRRHRLVRVVTTGSGASTASQETFLRDFHAEHPAVTTEAFSRGRAPDGRSSYETLRDRVAGSRCVLDLGCGDGLLLELLARTDGRQLAGLDLSAESLRLARRRPQLSRARLEQGRAQDLPFPDAVVRGSTKSSGQSASRRRSGRRSPSIPVARWSRSGRSCPASMTLVPSTGQWSRSCASPSSRRRENSPRRADVCPVHSRYIW; this is encoded by the coding sequence ATGCCGCATCCGCGCGCCTCGTCAGGCAACTTCGCCCCGTCCCGTCCCGCCCCGCGACCGCAGCCCGCAACTGCCTCGTCCCGTCTCCCACACGTCCAGGCGAGACTTCCCCGACTGACGCGGTCACGCGGAAGCCGACGTCACAGGTTGGTACGCGTGGTGACTACTGGATCAGGTGCGTCTACCGCATCACAAGAAACGTTCCTGCGGGACTTCCACGCCGAGCACCCTGCGGTGACGACGGAGGCGTTCAGCCGTGGCCGTGCTCCGGACGGTCGGTCCAGTTATGAGACCTTGCGTGATCGAGTCGCTGGAAGCCGGTGTGTGCTGGACCTCGGGTGTGGCGATGGCCTGCTGCTGGAACTGCTGGCCCGGACCGACGGACGGCAACTGGCGGGGCTGGACCTGTCCGCGGAGTCGCTGAGGCTGGCACGAAGGCGACCTCAGCTCTCCCGGGCGAGGCTGGAACAGGGCCGAGCGCAAGACCTTCCCTTTCCCGACGCAGTCGTGAGGGGCTCGACGAAATCCTCGGGCCAGTCGGCTTCGCGGAGACGGAGTGGGAGACGGTCCCCATCGATCCCAGTGGCCCGGTGGAGCAGGTCTGGGCGCTCGTGTCCGGCCTCCATGACCTTGGTCCCTTCGACCGGGCAATGGTCGAGAAGCTGCGCCAGCCCTTCTTCACGGAGACGAGAGAACTCACCACGCCGAGCGGACGTGTGCCCTGTGCATTCAAGGTACATCTGGTGA